A section of the Deinococcus taeanensis genome encodes:
- the apaG gene encoding Co2+/Mg2+ efflux protein ApaG yields MPDSPPGHPPSPDVHVQVEIQHLAAHSTPERQLFTYVIRIENRSGDTWKLLARHWDIIDAHGQTTSVDGEGVVGEQPVLPPGGTFVYDSFVTLQTTPGRMSGHYVMQDAWGQTAHVPIPAFRLDVPGTRTLN; encoded by the coding sequence ATGCCCGACTCCCCCCCAGGTCATCCACCCAGTCCGGACGTTCACGTGCAGGTCGAGATTCAGCACCTCGCCGCCCACAGCACCCCCGAACGGCAGCTGTTCACGTACGTCATCCGCATCGAGAACCGCAGCGGCGACACCTGGAAACTCCTGGCGCGCCACTGGGACATCATCGACGCCCACGGGCAGACGACCAGCGTGGACGGTGAAGGCGTCGTGGGCGAGCAGCCGGTCCTGCCCCCCGGCGGAACCTTCGTGTACGACTCCTTCGTCACCCTGCAGACCACCCCCGGCCGCATGAGCGGTCACTACGTGATGCAGGACGCCTGGGGGCAGACCGCGCACGTGCCCATCCCGGCCTTCCGGCTGGACGTGCCCGGCACCCGCACGCTGAACTGA
- the dusA gene encoding tRNA dihydrouridine(20/20a) synthase DusA — translation MSAPARPPHTLSVAPMMDWTDRHCRVFHRTLTRRTLLYTEMVTSGAILHGDRDRHLGFDPAEHPVALQLGGSDARALAECATIAQDYGYDEVNLNCGCPSDRVSSGSFGACLMGTPDVVARAVDAMRAATTLPVTVKHRIGIDDLDSYEHLTHFVRTVAGAGCTTFIVHARKAWLSGLSPKENREIPPLRHDVVRQLKADFPHLTVILNGGVLSLDAARGALIWADGVMIGRAAYQDPYLLARADQTVFGAEGRPVTRREAIEAYLPYVETQLRAGQPLNRMMKHTLGVFAGQPGARHWKRTLSEKGHRPGAGLEVVREALSGVPDSVLDDRSAVPTTALA, via the coding sequence ATGAGCGCTCCCGCCCGCCCCCCGCACACGCTGTCCGTCGCGCCCATGATGGACTGGACCGACCGGCACTGCCGCGTGTTTCACCGCACCCTGACGCGGCGCACACTGCTGTACACCGAAATGGTCACCAGCGGCGCCATCCTGCACGGGGACCGTGACCGGCACCTGGGGTTCGACCCGGCCGAGCATCCGGTCGCGCTGCAACTGGGCGGCAGCGACGCCCGCGCCCTGGCCGAGTGCGCCACCATCGCGCAGGACTACGGGTACGACGAGGTGAACCTGAACTGCGGCTGCCCCAGCGACCGGGTCAGCAGCGGTTCGTTCGGCGCCTGCCTCATGGGCACCCCGGACGTCGTGGCGCGCGCCGTGGACGCCATGCGCGCCGCCACGACGCTCCCCGTGACCGTGAAGCACCGCATCGGCATTGACGACCTGGACAGCTACGAGCACCTCACGCACTTCGTGCGGACCGTGGCGGGCGCCGGGTGCACCACCTTCATCGTGCACGCCCGCAAAGCGTGGCTCTCCGGACTGTCCCCCAAGGAGAACCGCGAGATTCCCCCACTGCGGCACGACGTGGTCCGGCAGCTGAAGGCGGACTTCCCGCATCTCACGGTGATCCTGAACGGCGGTGTGCTCAGCCTGGACGCGGCCCGTGGCGCGCTCATCTGGGCGGACGGCGTGATGATCGGCCGCGCCGCCTACCAGGACCCGTACCTCCTGGCCCGCGCCGACCAGACCGTGTTCGGCGCTGAAGGCAGGCCCGTCACGCGCCGCGAGGCCATCGAGGCGTACCTGCCGTACGTGGAAACGCAACTGCGCGCCGGACAGCCCCTGAACCGCATGATGAAACACACCCTGGGGGTGTTCGCCGGGCAGCCGGGCGCCCGCCACTGGAAACGCACCCTCAGCGAAAAAGGCCACCGCCCCGGCGCGGGCCTGGAGGTCGTGCGGGAAGCGCTGTCCGGCGTGCCGGACAGCGTACTTGACGACCGGTCCGCGGTCCCCACCACAGCGCTGGCGTAA
- a CDS encoding M3 family oligoendopeptidase, producing MTTTEMPRWRTDDLYAGLNDPQLDRDLTALGADVKALETLFDTHAVRAGGPVAPAAVDAALSELNATLTRLGTLRAFISAFVTTDSRNEHAQARMATLTTLALPLGPLRSRLTAWLGGVRGTDLSSLLTHSAGARAHEHLLRRAAELARWQMTPPEEDLAARLHPASGGGWAKLHGNVSSTLKGEYRGQTLPVTALRALASDADPSVREDAYRAEIAAWTTQDTVFAACMNGVKGEESTLAARRGFTDPVAPSLLSNGIDQQTLDAMQAAVVHALPDFRRYFRAKARHLGKTRLDWWDLFAPVGRSGTHWDYGAGETFVERQFRAYSPALGDFAARAFQNRWIDAGPRDGKRSGAFCMKWTGGDSRILMNHDPSLDSVSTLAHELGHAYHNVQLGALPPLQQETPMTLAETASIFCETIIQNAALATAQGEERLYVLETQLMGHAQVIVDIHSRFLFEKAVFERRAAGDLNPSDFSAMMIQAQRDTYGDALNTPHPYMWAVKPHYYGRSFYNYPYTFGLLFGLGLYAQYEQARTLGQATDFQARYEALLASTGQATPLELAARFGIDLHAPDFWEGSLNVIRRQIDAYGATPGQP from the coding sequence GTGACCACAACCGAGATGCCCCGCTGGCGTACGGACGACCTGTACGCCGGCCTGAACGATCCTCAGCTGGACCGGGACCTCACCGCTCTGGGCGCCGACGTGAAGGCCCTGGAAACCCTGTTCGACACGCACGCCGTACGCGCCGGCGGCCCAGTTGCCCCGGCCGCTGTAGACGCCGCGCTGAGCGAACTGAACGCCACACTCACCCGCCTGGGTACCCTGCGCGCCTTCATCTCCGCCTTCGTGACCACCGACAGCCGCAACGAGCACGCGCAGGCCCGCATGGCCACCCTGACCACCCTCGCCCTGCCGCTGGGCCCGCTGCGCTCCCGCCTGACCGCCTGGCTCGGCGGTGTAAGGGGCACCGACCTCAGCAGCCTGCTGACCCACAGTGCCGGGGCCCGCGCACACGAGCACCTGCTGCGCCGCGCCGCCGAACTGGCCCGCTGGCAGATGACCCCCCCAGAGGAGGACCTGGCCGCGCGCCTGCACCCCGCCAGCGGCGGCGGCTGGGCCAAACTGCACGGCAACGTGTCCAGCACCCTCAAGGGCGAGTACCGCGGGCAGACGCTGCCCGTCACGGCGCTGCGCGCCCTCGCCAGCGACGCCGACCCCAGCGTCCGCGAGGACGCCTACCGCGCCGAGATCGCCGCGTGGACCACGCAGGACACCGTGTTCGCGGCGTGTATGAACGGCGTCAAGGGCGAGGAGAGCACCCTCGCCGCCCGGCGCGGCTTCACCGACCCGGTCGCCCCCAGCCTGCTCAGCAACGGCATCGACCAGCAGACGCTTGACGCCATGCAGGCCGCCGTTGTGCACGCCCTGCCGGACTTCCGCCGGTACTTCCGCGCCAAAGCCCGCCACCTGGGCAAAACCCGGCTGGACTGGTGGGACCTGTTCGCTCCGGTCGGCCGCAGCGGCACCCACTGGGACTACGGCGCCGGCGAAACCTTCGTGGAACGCCAGTTCCGCGCGTACAGCCCTGCACTGGGCGACTTCGCGGCCCGCGCCTTCCAGAACCGCTGGATTGACGCTGGCCCCCGCGACGGCAAACGCAGCGGCGCATTCTGCATGAAATGGACGGGCGGTGACAGCCGCATCCTCATGAACCACGACCCCAGCCTCGACTCCGTCAGCACCCTCGCGCACGAACTCGGGCACGCCTACCACAACGTGCAGCTCGGCGCCCTGCCCCCCCTGCAGCAGGAAACGCCCATGACGCTCGCGGAGACCGCCAGCATCTTCTGCGAGACCATCATCCAGAACGCCGCGCTCGCCACCGCGCAGGGCGAAGAGCGCCTGTACGTGCTCGAAACGCAGCTGATGGGCCACGCGCAGGTGATTGTGGACATCCACAGCCGCTTCCTGTTCGAGAAGGCCGTCTTTGAACGCCGCGCGGCCGGTGACCTGAATCCCAGCGACTTCAGCGCCATGATGATCCAGGCGCAACGCGACACGTACGGCGACGCACTGAACACCCCCCACCCATACATGTGGGCTGTCAAACCTCACTACTATGGCCGCAGCTTCTACAACTACCCGTACACCTTCGGCCTGCTGTTCGGCCTGGGCCTCTACGCCCAGTACGAGCAGGCCCGCACGCTGGGTCAGGCAACGGATTTCCAGGCGCGCTACGAGGCCCTGCTGGCCTCCACCGGGCAGGCCACCCCACTGGAACTCGCCGCGCGGTTCGGCATTGACCTGCACGCCCCGGACTTCTGGGAAGGCAGCCTGAACGTCATCCGCCGCCAGATTGACGCGTACGGGGCCACGCCGGGCCAGCCGTAG
- a CDS encoding M42 family metallopeptidase, with product MSDINREFLFRLLEVAAPSGLERRAADVWLNEAGQFARTHEDHYGNVYAEVGPEGAPAIALMGHLDEIGLIVSHVGDEGFLSVLPVGGWDPQVLVGQRIRLLAPGGDLIGVIGKKAIHVMESEDRTKASKIEDLWIDVGLSRDEVVAHVPVGTYGVIEQGPVMVGTRIVSRALDNRVGAFIVLEALRALKDRDLGYRVVAVGTSQEEIGCFGAQVGGYHLNPVAGVAVDVTHETKQPGVSEKKYGVAPFGSGANLTVSPMVSPVITRQMTDAAREADVPFTLSASGRYSGTDADALALVRAGVPSAVVSIPNRYMHSPSEMVDERDVKACIEIIVAWIERLPTTADFTRRG from the coding sequence GTGAGTGACATCAACAGGGAGTTTCTGTTCCGCCTGCTGGAGGTGGCTGCGCCCAGCGGCCTGGAACGCCGCGCGGCGGACGTGTGGCTGAACGAGGCCGGGCAGTTCGCCCGGACGCATGAGGATCACTACGGGAATGTGTACGCGGAGGTTGGTCCTGAAGGGGCGCCTGCCATTGCCCTGATGGGGCACCTTGACGAGATTGGCCTGATCGTGTCGCACGTCGGGGACGAGGGGTTCCTGAGCGTGCTGCCGGTGGGCGGCTGGGATCCGCAGGTGCTGGTGGGGCAGCGCATCCGGCTGCTGGCGCCGGGCGGAGACCTGATCGGCGTGATCGGCAAGAAAGCCATTCATGTGATGGAATCCGAGGACCGCACCAAGGCCAGCAAGATCGAGGACCTGTGGATTGACGTGGGGCTCAGCCGGGACGAGGTGGTGGCCCACGTGCCGGTCGGGACGTACGGTGTGATTGAGCAGGGCCCGGTGATGGTCGGCACGCGCATCGTGAGCCGCGCGCTGGACAACCGCGTGGGCGCCTTCATCGTGCTTGAGGCGCTGCGCGCCCTGAAGGACCGTGACCTCGGGTACCGCGTGGTGGCGGTGGGCACCAGTCAGGAGGAGATCGGTTGCTTCGGGGCGCAGGTGGGTGGGTACCACCTGAATCCCGTGGCGGGCGTCGCGGTGGACGTGACCCACGAGACCAAACAGCCGGGGGTCAGCGAGAAGAAATACGGCGTGGCGCCTTTTGGGTCGGGCGCGAACCTGACCGTGAGCCCGATGGTGAGTCCGGTGATCACGCGGCAGATGACGGACGCGGCGCGCGAGGCGGACGTGCCGTTCACGCTCAGCGCCTCCGGCCGGTACTCCGGTACGGACGCCGACGCGCTGGCCCTGGTGCGGGCGGGCGTGCCGAGCGCCGTGGTGAGCATTCCCAACCGGTACATGCATTCCCCCAGCGAGATGGTGGACGAGCGGGACGTGAAGGCCTGCATCGAGATCATCGTGGCGTGGATCGAGCGGCTGCCGACCACGGCGGACTTCACCCGCCGCGGCTGA
- a CDS encoding group III truncated hemoglobin — protein MTRALLSLPPLPGWAAPGSVVAARAGALPNASGLLLPHDGLPVTDVRDRPERWVALGLVAEALRRNVPVLGWGSGAALLGRALGAAVVPAGAHGGVDWSPLPRGAVVHAWGGEVPLHWSHGRATAWADVTLPVRIRAEFLAALPSLTDRRPGSPLEVVGGPVAVQAVVTEFYARARQDALLGPVFAAHVTDWPAHLRHVTAFWVTMLGGAEGPLPAWRGNLNGAHAGLGIGGAHLRAWLALWAGTARDLLPPDAAEVLVTRAAAMGARLGRGARGTSQGRGA, from the coding sequence ATGACGCGGGCGCTGCTCAGCCTCCCTCCTCTGCCCGGCTGGGCGGCGCCGGGCAGCGTGGTGGCTGCCCGGGCGGGGGCGCTGCCGAACGCGTCGGGACTGCTCCTGCCGCATGACGGCCTGCCGGTTACGGACGTGCGGGACCGGCCGGAGCGCTGGGTGGCGCTGGGGCTGGTGGCAGAGGCCCTGAGGCGCAACGTGCCCGTGCTGGGCTGGGGGTCAGGTGCGGCGCTGCTGGGCCGGGCGCTGGGCGCGGCCGTGGTCCCGGCCGGCGCGCACGGCGGCGTGGACTGGTCGCCTCTGCCGCGCGGCGCAGTGGTGCATGCCTGGGGCGGCGAGGTGCCGCTGCACTGGTCGCACGGGCGCGCGACCGCCTGGGCGGACGTGACTCTGCCGGTCAGGATCAGGGCGGAGTTCCTGGCAGCGTTGCCCAGCCTGACGGACCGCCGGCCCGGATCGCCTCTGGAAGTGGTGGGCGGGCCGGTGGCGGTGCAGGCGGTGGTGACGGAGTTCTACGCGCGGGCGCGGCAGGACGCCCTGCTGGGCCCGGTGTTCGCGGCGCACGTCACGGACTGGCCGGCGCATCTGCGTCACGTCACGGCCTTCTGGGTGACCATGCTGGGCGGCGCAGAGGGTCCCTTGCCCGCGTGGCGCGGGAACCTGAACGGCGCACACGCCGGGCTGGGGATCGGCGGGGCGCACCTGCGCGCCTGGCTGGCCCTCTGGGCCGGCACGGCCCGGGATCTGCTGCCGCCGGACGCCGCGGAGGTGCTCGTCACGCGCGCCGCGGCAATGGGCGCGCGCCTGGGCCGCGGCGCGCGTGGAACTTCTCAGGGGCGCGGCGCGTAG
- the sppA gene encoding signal peptide peptidase SppA codes for MALFSLPFPKKDDDALPSGVTRPTWVVLDLSGPYAERQPTNPVQALLNRTETLEALASRVEKLRGAAWLHGVLVRFGEFTASPATAHAVRGLLASLAQDKRVVAYLPHLTMTTVIAASGAPELVAPESAEVNLSGFGVESTFLGEFLKKHGIEFENLRVREYKAALTRFSQDHMDEHNREQLQAYLDGMEAAWAQDLAAARGVSTTQAAGWLAADLTSAQGALAAGVITRVAYEDELIGPASRPFAAVADLLMPHRPAGAKAGRVAVVPLVGAIVTGKSRNNPVPLPLLGGPMAGSDTVVAALRRARQDKTTKAIVLYVNSGGGSALASDLIWREVATSEKPVVVVMGEYAASGGYYVATHARRIVASPYTLTGSIGVVSGKPVMQEFNRRHGLNPERVGRDRALMYSAARPYTDEERDHVEKGILEVYDRFTTRVAEGRRLSKERVNELGRGRIWSGQDALERGLVDELGDLRTGLERARELAGLPADAPAWNVTPKGHGPLPEFAQEAAQAARVSVWPFGTERVLTWFDQEVRVR; via the coding sequence ATGGCCCTGTTTTCACTTCCGTTCCCGAAAAAAGACGATGACGCGCTGCCCAGCGGCGTGACCCGGCCCACCTGGGTGGTGCTGGATCTCAGCGGACCGTACGCGGAGCGGCAGCCCACGAACCCGGTGCAGGCCCTGCTGAACCGCACCGAGACCCTGGAGGCGCTCGCCTCGCGCGTGGAGAAGCTGCGCGGCGCGGCGTGGCTGCATGGCGTGCTGGTGCGCTTCGGGGAGTTCACGGCGTCCCCGGCCACGGCGCACGCTGTCCGGGGCCTGCTGGCGTCCCTGGCGCAGGACAAGCGGGTGGTGGCGTACCTGCCCCACCTGACCATGACCACCGTGATCGCGGCGAGCGGCGCGCCGGAACTGGTCGCGCCGGAATCTGCCGAGGTGAACCTCAGTGGCTTTGGGGTGGAGAGCACCTTCCTGGGTGAATTTCTGAAGAAGCACGGCATTGAGTTCGAGAACCTGCGCGTGCGGGAGTACAAGGCGGCCCTGACGCGTTTCTCGCAGGATCACATGGACGAGCACAACCGCGAGCAGCTTCAGGCGTACCTGGACGGCATGGAGGCCGCGTGGGCGCAGGATCTGGCCGCGGCACGCGGCGTGAGTACCACGCAGGCCGCGGGCTGGCTCGCGGCGGATCTGACCAGCGCGCAGGGGGCGCTGGCGGCCGGGGTCATCACCAGGGTCGCGTACGAGGATGAACTGATTGGTCCGGCCAGCCGGCCCTTCGCGGCGGTCGCGGACCTGCTGATGCCGCACCGGCCTGCCGGCGCCAAGGCGGGGCGTGTGGCGGTCGTGCCCCTGGTCGGCGCGATCGTAACCGGCAAGAGCCGCAACAACCCGGTGCCGTTGCCGCTGCTGGGCGGGCCGATGGCCGGGTCGGACACGGTGGTGGCCGCGCTGCGCCGCGCCCGGCAGGACAAGACCACCAAGGCCATCGTGCTGTACGTGAACAGCGGCGGGGGCAGCGCCCTGGCGAGTGACCTGATCTGGCGTGAAGTGGCCACCAGTGAGAAGCCCGTGGTGGTCGTGATGGGTGAGTACGCGGCGTCCGGAGGGTACTACGTGGCCACGCACGCCCGGCGGATCGTGGCGTCCCCGTACACCCTGACCGGCAGTATCGGCGTGGTGAGCGGCAAGCCGGTCATGCAGGAGTTCAACCGCCGGCACGGCCTGAATCCCGAGCGGGTCGGCCGGGACCGGGCCCTGATGTATTCCGCGGCGCGCCCGTACACGGACGAGGAACGCGACCATGTGGAGAAGGGCATTCTGGAGGTGTACGACCGCTTTACCACCCGCGTGGCGGAGGGACGCAGGCTCAGCAAGGAGCGCGTGAATGAACTGGGCCGCGGCCGCATCTGGAGCGGCCAGGACGCCCTGGAACGCGGCCTGGTGGATGAGCTGGGAGACCTGCGCACCGGGCTGGAGCGGGCGCGGGAACTGGCGGGCCTGCCTGCCGACGCGCCCGCCTGGAACGTGACGCCCAAGGGACACGGTCCGCTTCCCGAGTTCGCGCAGGAGGCCGCGCAGGCCGCCCGGGTGAGCGTGTGGCCGTTCGGGACCGAACGGGTGCTCACCTGGTTTGATCAGGAAGTCCGCGTCCGCTGA